In the genome of Planococcus donghaensis, the window ATTGAGTGACGAATCGTAAAGCATTAACTGAATATGTATCAGCCTTTACTCATTCACTTGTTGAGCAAGGGGTTAGCGATGTCGTCATTAGTCCGGGATCTCGCTCAACCCCTCTTGCATATGCTTGTATGAAGCAGGAAGGTTTAACAACTTATCGCCAAATAGATGAACGTTCCGCGGCTTATTTTGCGTTAGGCTTAGCTAAAGCTTCTGGGAAACCAGTTATGCTTCTTTGTACATCGGGAACGGCTGCAGCTAATTATTTTCCGGCTATTGTTGAAGCATTTTATGCGCGTGTGCCTTTATTGGTCGTTACAGCAGACCGTCCACATGAGCTACGCGAAGTCGGCGCGCCACAAGCCATCAATCAAGTAAATATATTTGGATCACACGTTAAATGGGCAACCGATTTGCCGATGCCAGAAACGGAAAATCAATTGGCGTTTTTAACACGTCATTTGCATCGATCTGTACAAAATGCAACGAGTGAACCGAGAGGACCGGTACATCTAAATGTGCCATTCCGTGAGCCACTGCGTATTGATTTGGAACAAGATTATGTAAGCAATCATGAAATTGCTCATTTGGGCGGAGAACGGTCGTTAAATGCGGAAAGTCGCACGTTTTTACAGCAACTCTTAAAAAAAGAAAAGGGTTTGTTAATTGTTGGAGAACAGACGCAAAATATGCCTAAAGAATTTTGGACGTTTATTGAGAAATTGGATTGGCCGGTATTGGCGGATCCGTTATCGAACGTACGTGGAAATGTGCCGCAATCGGCAAAGTCGTTGATTATTGATTCTTATGATGCGTTGCTTAAAAGCGAGAGGTTTAAAGATGTGGTTAAGCCAGATGCAGTGATTCGTGTTGGGCCCCCACCGGTTTCAAAACCACTGAGCTTGTTTTTAGCGGCAGTAAAGCCAGAAACCTATGTGGTGTTTGATGAAAGTTCAATGTTGCGTGACCCGCAATCTGTCGCGACGCATCATATTCAAGCAGCTGAAAAAAACTTATGGCAATTACCGGTGGAAAATAAATCCCCAAATGCGTATCGTGAAAAATGGACGCAAGCTTCTCATTTATATTGGCAAGTTGTCGAACGGCATTGTCAGGATGAACTAGATGAAGGAGTATTAGCGAAAGTGCTTTTTGACCGGTTAGATCATTGTGATTTGATTGTGAGCAGCAGTATGCCAATTCGAGATGTAGATACGTATTTCCAAACAACCGAACGGGATATAATGCTTTATGCAAATCGCGGAGCAAATGGCATTGACGGGGTTGTCTCAACGGCGTTTGGTGTGCAAGCAGCAAAAAAACGTCCAGCTTATTTGTATATCGGGGATTTGGCTTTTTTGCATGATATGAATGGATTGATCGCGTCAAAAATGCAGGAGACGGATTTGACGATTGTGATTATGAATAATGATGGTGGCGGCATTTTCTCTTATTTGCCGCAGTCTCAAGAAGAGCTTTATTTTGAAGAGTTGTTTGGCACACCGACTGGACTAAAGTTTAGCGATGCTGCGAACATGTACGATGCGCAATATTTATCAGCGGAAACAGCGGAACAATTTGCGGCAGCTTTAGATGAGCCCAAAACGAAACCAGTGAAAATGATTGAAGTGTTTACCAATCGTGAAAACAATGTTACAACGCACCGTAAATTATGGAGCCGTTTTGACGAGGAGCTGGCGAAGCGATGAAGCTAGAAGTTGGCAGCGTTATTTATCATGTTGAAGTAAGAAATTCGGAAAAAGCAAAGACTTTGGTTTTTCTGCATGGCTTTACAGGAAGCACGAAAACGTGGCATTCGGTTATTGAAAAGTGGACGGATACCAAAATTGTTATGATTGATTTAATCGGTCATGGAGCGTCCTCTAGTCCACAAGAGCTTGAAGCTTATTCGATGGAACGTCAGTTAGAAGATTTAGATGCTTTGTTCGATCAATTAGCACTAGATACCTTTACACTCGTTGGCTATTCAATGGGGGGGCGTATAGCGCTTGCTTACGCATGTCACTATCCGAAGCGGTTGACGGGATTAATACTTGAGAGTGCATCGCCTGGACTTGATAGTGAACAAGCAAGAAAAGACCGTCAAACAAATGATGCACATCTTGCAGAGCGGATTATGACAGGGGGACTCGTCAATTTTGTGGATGCTTGGGAAAATATTGCGTTGTTTGCAAGTCAAAAAGAGTTGCCTGAACGGGTGCAGCAATCAGTACGTCAAGAACGGTTGGCACAAAACCCACTAGGCCTTGCAAATAGTTTGCTCGGCATGGGAACAGGGGTTCAACGGTCTTATTGGCAAGAGCTAGAAGGTTTGCATATACCCGTTTTGTTAGTAACGGGACGTTTAGATGTAAAGTTTGAGACAATTGCACAAAAGATGCTTGAGCGACTTCCGAATGCTGTGCATAAAACTATTGAGGCGGGACATACAATTCATGTGGAAAAACCTGCGGAGTTTGCTACAATAGTAAGAGAGTATTTAAGTATGAACTATCAAGGAGGAAAATCATGACACGCGAGTGGATTACAGAACGTACATATGAAGACATTAAGTATGAAATTTTTAACGGCATTGCAAAAATTACCATTAACCGTCCGGAAGTGCGCAACGCATTCCGTCCGAAAACTGTTCACGAATTAATCGATGCATTTTCACGTGCACGCGATAATTCAGATGTAGGCGTGATTGTTTTAACTGGTGAAGGCGAAAAAGCTTTCTGTTCAGGTGGCGACCAATCCGT includes:
- the menD gene encoding 2-succinyl-5-enolpyruvyl-6-hydroxy-3-cyclohexene-1-carboxylic-acid synthase; protein product: MTNRKALTEYVSAFTHSLVEQGVSDVVISPGSRSTPLAYACMKQEGLTTYRQIDERSAAYFALGLAKASGKPVMLLCTSGTAAANYFPAIVEAFYARVPLLVVTADRPHELREVGAPQAINQVNIFGSHVKWATDLPMPETENQLAFLTRHLHRSVQNATSEPRGPVHLNVPFREPLRIDLEQDYVSNHEIAHLGGERSLNAESRTFLQQLLKKEKGLLIVGEQTQNMPKEFWTFIEKLDWPVLADPLSNVRGNVPQSAKSLIIDSYDALLKSERFKDVVKPDAVIRVGPPPVSKPLSLFLAAVKPETYVVFDESSMLRDPQSVATHHIQAAEKNLWQLPVENKSPNAYREKWTQASHLYWQVVERHCQDELDEGVLAKVLFDRLDHCDLIVSSSMPIRDVDTYFQTTERDIMLYANRGANGIDGVVSTAFGVQAAKKRPAYLYIGDLAFLHDMNGLIASKMQETDLTIVIMNNDGGGIFSYLPQSQEELYFEELFGTPTGLKFSDAANMYDAQYLSAETAEQFAAALDEPKTKPVKMIEVFTNRENNVTTHRKLWSRFDEELAKR
- the menH gene encoding 2-succinyl-6-hydroxy-2,4-cyclohexadiene-1-carboxylate synthase: MKLEVGSVIYHVEVRNSEKAKTLVFLHGFTGSTKTWHSVIEKWTDTKIVMIDLIGHGASSSPQELEAYSMERQLEDLDALFDQLALDTFTLVGYSMGGRIALAYACHYPKRLTGLILESASPGLDSEQARKDRQTNDAHLAERIMTGGLVNFVDAWENIALFASQKELPERVQQSVRQERLAQNPLGLANSLLGMGTGVQRSYWQELEGLHIPVLLVTGRLDVKFETIAQKMLERLPNAVHKTIEAGHTIHVEKPAEFATIVREYLSMNYQGGKS